TAAACTAACCCAAATTTATTAAAAATGTTCATAACACCAACCATGCATGCATATATACAAGAAGCATGTGCTAATTATATTAGGGAGGAAAAAACCCAAAAAGCATGTGGTGGTCTGATGATACATTCAGTTCGTAATATCTATATGTCACAAGCCCGTTATTCTAACACATGATTAATCATACAAAATCCCATAATTTGGGAACATGTGTCGCCGCACCCACATAATAATTATCATCAACCTATGCATGCCTTAACACGTGTCACCCATATTAAACACCACATTTCTCCATTCTTCACACGCCCTTAGTTTTCCACCACGTGTCACATTCCCACAAGCACCACCTCTCTTTCATTTTTCACTTCTTTTGTGTTATAAAAGCCCTACTCCAGTTTCACATAAATCTAAATTCTGGTTCCTAAGAATTGGGCAGGTCCGATCCACATAGAGCAATTTTGTGACATTAAAAATGGCAAATAGGTTGTTACCCTCATCCTTTGTTGTGTCATCCAAAGAACTGGTCAAAAACCTCCAATTAAAAGCTGCTGTAATTAGAAGCAATCAAGTGTTCTTCTCATCAAATATTGCTCAAGTGCACTTCTTTCTTTATTATTCGTCTAGCCATTAATAATTATTCttgtttaatttgtatatatgtatttatattttgtattttatatataaaattNNNNNNNNNNNNNNNNNNNNNNTTCCACTATTATATGTATGTATAATCAAATAACATAGTtgtattattaaataaaaatattctaCAAGAGAATTTACATATTAAGTATTAAAAATgagattatgtttttattatataTGAATAGAATGCTTACACTTTTTCATTTGCGAATTGTTTTACTAATATTTGTATGGATACGTTTATGTGAATTTTTAGGGTGATGGAGGAATTATTAATGAAGCAGTAGAGACGGTGGCGGAGAATGTTGAGTCGGTTAGTGAGACGGTGGAAACGAAGAAGACGGCAGAGGAAGTGGTAGAGACAACCACCGCCGAAGCTGACACCAACGTTTTGAACACTTGTGAGTATAGAAGTGCTCAAGATTTGCATGGCCAGCTTGGAGATGGTTGTGACCACAACATTGGGTTatagtattatttagtatttaATTACATTCCTTTTTtgtcttgcttttttttttttccctcgtCTTTTACTTTAAATCcaatacttttgtttttttttttctttcccttttctaaTACTTCGGTTTCAGTCCAATACTTATAAATCAATCCTTTCTGCATGAGGAATGTTACGAAGAATGTTAGGgccagtaatttttgtgatttgtagctatcaaatagccatcaataatagttttaatggtgtgagattgatgtgagatttcatctaatggttcatttttctttgctggttatatgctggacagaatttaacaaagttgttgGCCTCTTAGGCTTTTCTCATATATAATTCTGCGTTTGGGTTGGTTATAATTCTGCGTTTGCATATATAATTCTTGTTTATTTAGCGACACTTTAAATAAAGACAACActtttataaatatcaaaatttaattttacaaTCCATTGTTCAAAAGTCAAAATAGAATATATTCACATaaagacaattataaaatctttATTGTAGTATCTATTTATATGAAATGTGTTATACCATTTATATCTTTAATGTCTTGAACATTGTTGCGACCAAGAGTTCAGGTGAAATATGCAAGAACATGTATAATGCTAGGTTCCTCttgatataaatattatattaaatgttTCCATGTTATTTTGAtgctttttggattttctagattCAGCCTGGGAGATGGAAGGAGAGATTCAAAATTAGTTAAGTTGGTTATCAAGATTTCTGTTCTTTAGGCTTGTGTTAGGAGAACAGAGGATATATAAATAGCACTCATATCAGTAACTTGCATCAGTTGCATGCATGCAATCATAATACACAGTCACTTTCTTTCAATTATGTTGTT
The DNA window shown above is from Arachis ipaensis cultivar K30076 chromosome B08, Araip1.1, whole genome shotgun sequence and carries:
- the LOC107612353 gene encoding uncharacterized protein LOC107612353; the protein is MANRLLPSSFVVSSKELVKNLQLKAAVIRSNQVFFSSNIAQGDGGIINEAVETVAENVESVSETVETKKTAEEVVETTTAEADTNVLNTCEYRSAQDLHGQLGDGCDHNIGL